GGGTTTTGTACTGGCCTTTGCGCATATCCGGGGCGGCGGCGAAAAAGGGAACGACTGGTACCTGGCCGGCAAAAAGACCACCAAGCCCAATACCTGGAAGGATTTTAATGCCTGCGCCGACTGGCTGGTAAAGCAGCAATACACTTCTTCCGAAAGGCTGGCCTGCACCGGAGGCAGTGCGGGTGGCATCCTTATCGGCCGGGCTATTACCGAGCGGCCCGGTCTGTACAAAGTGGCCATCCCAAAAGTGGGATGTCTGAATACCCTGCGCTTGGAATTCTCACCCAATGGACCGGTCAATATCCCCGAATTCGGAACCGTAAAGGACTCCGCAGAGTTTAAAGCCCTGCTTGAAATGGATGCCTACCAGCACACCCAAAAAGGCGTGCGGTATCCCGCGCAGCTGATCACCACCGGGTTTAACGATCCGCGGGTAGAAAGCTATATCCCGGCCAAGTTTGCCGCTAATATGCAGGCCAGCAATGCCTCGGCCCACCCGGTGCTCCTATACGTGGATTATAAAGCCGGGCATTTTGGTGGCAGTACATTGGATGAACAGTTCACACAAAGAGCCCGGGAATTTGGTTTTATACTCTGGCAATGCGGCATTTCCGGTTTTCAGCCGGAAAACTGAGTCGTTTTTTTCACATAATAAAACAAAGAATATGCGCAGAAGAAATTTCCTACAATCCACCGGATTATTGCTCGGAGGAAGCGCTTTACTGCCGGCGTTCGCCAAGGATGCTTCGGCACCGGTTGCTTTAAATTCCTGGGATGAGGTAAGGAAACAATTCCTGCTCAATCCCAAATACATACATATGGCGCAAATGCTCCTGGCCTCGCATCCCAAACCGGTGCGGGATGAGATAGAACGGCACCGGAGGTTATTTGATGAAGATCCCGTATTGCACTGGGAAGAACATTTTCAGCAAATAGAAGGGCAGATACAGCGGGTGTCCGCCACTTATCTTCATGCAGCAGATCCGGGGGAGGTAGCGCTTACAGATAGCACCAGCATGGGGTTAGGACTTTTATACACAGGGTTTAAACTGAAGCCTGGAGACGAGATCCTTACTACCACCCATGATCATTATGCCACAGAAAAATCACTGGCCTTTGCGGCTGCCAAAAACGGGGCGTCTATACGAAATATCCGTTTGTACAATGAGCCTGCCGATGCATCGGCTGATGAAATTGTAGACGCCATCGCTAAGGCGGTAAATCCCAATACCAGGATCGTGGCTGTAACCTGGGTACATTCCAGTACGGGGGTAAAATTGCCCATTGCTGCCATCGGTAGCGCAATTCGTGAGATCAATGCCCGGCGTAACAGCGCTCACCACATATATTTTTGTGTGGATGGGGTGCATGCTTTTGGTATCGAAAATATCAATGTGCAGGAACTGGGCTGTGATTTCCTGGCGGCGGGTACGCATAAATGGCTCTTTGGTCCCCGTGGAACCGGTATCTTATGGGGTAAAAAAGAAGCCTGGGATATGGTCATCCCTACAATTCCAACCTTTACCGGACTGGCCTATCCCATGTGGGCAGGGTGGGTGCCCGAAGCGCCCATTCCTTTCGGAGATATTTTTACTCCCGGCGGATTCCATCCTTTCGAGCATCGCTGGTCGCTGCACAAAGCTTTTGAATTCCACCTGCAGATCGGCAAGGAAAAGATCGAACAAAGAACACATCAGCTCAGTACCCTGCTAAAAGAAGGTTTAAAAAGCATTCGGCATATTCAACTCAAAACACCGGTATCGCCCTCCCTGTCGGCTGGTATTAATTGCTTTGAAGTAGCGGGTATGCCGCATGATGAAGTAGTAAAAAGGTTGCTCCGCAAAAATATTATCGCCAGCAGTTCTCCTTACCGGGTTCAATACGTGCGGCTTACTCCCTGCATTATAAACAGCGAGGCCGAAGTAAAAACCTGCCTGGCGGTTTTGGAGAATATCCGGCAGGATTAAAGGCATTATCGCTTTTTGTTCATCTTAAAAAGATTTGCATGAAAAAGATCATGATCGTCCTGCTGCTCCTTGTACTCGTTACAGATATACCCGCCCAGCAAACAACACCGGTACCCGCCGTTATGAAGCAGGACTATATGCAAAAAAGCAGGCGTCAAAAAACCGCCGCATGGATACTACTTGGAGGAGGGGTCGCATTGAGTACCGGGGGAATTATATGGGCGCTGGAAGGCGACTGGTCGTCCAATGACTCCGGGCCGGATATATTATTCTTTACCGGTGTCGCATCGATGCTTGGCAGTATCCCGGTGTTTATAGCCTCGGCAAGAAACAAAAGGAAGGCCAGGCAGCTCGTTGCCGTTATAAAAATGGAACAATACGCGGCATTGCAGCAACACGCACTAACACGGGCGTCTTATCCATCAGCGGGGATACAGTTAAGGCTACCCGTCCGGTGAAGGTATGCCGCTGAACGTTCCCGCGTTGGCGCGCTTTAAAGGTCAGTAATGCACCGGAAGAGCATCCCAGTCTGTTTTTCCTCAAATAGCTTCCACGTCGCTCACCTTGTAGGCATAGATCCAATCCATTTTTTTCTTTTCCAGATTGATAAAATGTTTAAGGAAGATATCTCTAAAGAAGGTAGCAAACAGATTGGCTTTGGATTTAGATTTTCCAATTTTTCTGGCCTGGGCTACAATTTTGGCAACGCGCTTCTCCCGTAATCCCTGGAAAACAGAAAACGCAAGCGCCGGATCTGGATATGTACTCAGGCATTTGGCCAGGACGGCACTGTCTTCCAGGGCAAGCGATGCGCCTTGTCCCGTATGCGGCGAGATGGCATGCGCCGCATCACCGATCAGGCAAATATTGTTTGTATGCCATTTTGCTAATGGCGGCATATCATAGATGGGATAGGCAAATAAATCAGATGTAGCCGTAATGATCTGCTCAATCCTCTTATAGTCTTCTTTATGGAGTTTCAGCAATTCTGTTTTTATTTGATGCTGCAGCCCGGGGTCGATCCTCCTACGATCCGGTTCTTTTTTCTGGTAAAAATTGTTAAACCACCATACCTCGCTCTTGTTGGATGTCGCAAACGCAAAGAATGCCCGCTTCCCGAATGCCATGTTGATGCCTCCGGTTTCATCCTGCCAGCCCGGGATGGCCACGATCGCG
The sequence above is a segment of the Niabella agricola genome. Coding sequences within it:
- a CDS encoding aminotransferase class V-fold PLP-dependent enzyme; the protein is MRRRNFLQSTGLLLGGSALLPAFAKDASAPVALNSWDEVRKQFLLNPKYIHMAQMLLASHPKPVRDEIERHRRLFDEDPVLHWEEHFQQIEGQIQRVSATYLHAADPGEVALTDSTSMGLGLLYTGFKLKPGDEILTTTHDHYATEKSLAFAAAKNGASIRNIRLYNEPADASADEIVDAIAKAVNPNTRIVAVTWVHSSTGVKLPIAAIGSAIREINARRNSAHHIYFCVDGVHAFGIENINVQELGCDFLAAGTHKWLFGPRGTGILWGKKEAWDMVIPTIPTFTGLAYPMWAGWVPEAPIPFGDIFTPGGFHPFEHRWSLHKAFEFHLQIGKEKIEQRTHQLSTLLKEGLKSIRHIQLKTPVSPSLSAGINCFEVAGMPHDEVVKRLLRKNIIASSSPYRVQYVRLTPCIINSEAEVKTCLAVLENIRQD
- a CDS encoding FAD-dependent oxidoreductase gives rise to the protein MKEKKVLIVGAGIAGPALAIALIGQGAEVSIIESRKESQMQEGLFIGISPNGLNVLKELADISRIYEEYCPGSLQFLNAAGTCIAKLDTSYQSERYGIENVQVKRSAIIRLLHDRLNSLGCAITYDCRLDSIEESGKKISIRTTNGVSGDFDFLIGADGIHSRCREIAFPHSPKPVYTELLSTGAIVAIPGWQDETGGINMAFGKRAFFAFATSNKSEVWWFNNFYQKKEPDRRRIDPGLQHQIKTELLKLHKEDYKRIEQIITATSDLFAYPIYDMPPLAKWHTNNICLIGDAAHAISPHTGQGASLALEDSAVLAKCLSTYPDPALAFSVFQGLREKRVAKIVAQARKIGKSKSKANLFATFFRDIFLKHFINLEKKKMDWIYAYKVSDVEAI